Within Mucilaginibacter inviolabilis, the genomic segment GGTTTGCGGTATTGCCGTCCCCCATTCATCGAGATTTCCGTCCACTTTAACGGGAATCCGCGAAATAACATTAACATGCATATCTTCATCAAGCACAGCAATACCATCCTTAGGCGTTTCAATACGGACATTCAGCGGATAAACATTCGCATTATTGGATTGCCCCTTGATTATCCGGACAGGTATAGTAATTGTTTCATGCGGGGCAATGGTTATAGTCTTTGGATAAGACAACTGAAAATTGGAAAGCGTCGCCGTCAATTTCCCACTGATCGGACGATTAAGAATGTTAGTTAGTTGCAGATCAAGTGAAGCCTTTTGTTCAATTCTGGCTGTCATATCATGAGCTATGATCTCCACAGGTTCATAACCATCAATACGGGCATGTTCCATGGCTTTAATAAGCATCGCAAAGGATCCTTTACTACCATCTGTTCGCAAATAATAACCTTGTGTATTTAATGGGACTTGAATACTGTTACCCTTTGGTTTTATGATATTACCATAAAAATCATACAACCTGAAATGCTTATCGGCTGGCAGAATCATTATACCGCCAGAAAGCGGCTGGGGTATTTTCAGTAAGCGGGATAGACTGTCCTTTTGATTAGAATTAAGGGAATTATCCTCCAGTTGCTTGCGAATACGGTCTTTATCTGCAACTTCTTTAAGACCTCTTACCGTTCTGAAAAGTAAACGTTCGTTGCCAAAGGCTTCGCCGATGTCGCCACTTACTACAGCCGTGCCATCATCAGGGTTCTGATCGTAGCCGTTAAACAGCATAACCCAGGGTAAGCCTTTTTTAAATAGCAACCTGTTAAAATCACGTTCCCCTATTAAATGTTGAACTGCACCTACCCCTACCGCTGGCGCCCATGCATCCGGAATCCTGTCTATTACTGTGTGTCCGGCATCGGTTAGTACAGTTTGCTTAAAATGTTCGGATCCTCGTCCTCCTGTAGATAAATAACCGGCATAAATACCCATAGAACGATCGTACCCGGCTGATCTGTTGGTTGCAACCGTCAGTCCGATACGGTCATCTGTATTCCCTACCCAGCTTTCGGTATCCCATATTTTAACCCGCCCTCTGGGCGATTTACGATTAACCCATTCCGGGTAAATACTCGGCGATTCCATTCCCTGATAATGAATAGAGCAAAAATCGAAAATAGGCAGAAAGGTCATCTTACCGTCGGCAAAAAGCTTATCCCAGGCGTTGGAGTTGGAATCTCCGCCGCCAACCAATACATCAGCACCTTTTTTCCGGGCATCTAAAACTGCGTTGGCCATAGCTGTATAAATTTCCCGGTAACGTGGAATATCAGACTGCCATCCTGAAATAGAGCTTCCCTCCCATGGTTCGTTCCATAACGATACAGCTGTAACTGGCCCATTTGGCCAGCCCTGATCAACGCAGAACCGGTTAACGAACTTAGCAAAATCCTTATCTGTTGGTGGTGCCCATACCAGGTCCTGTTTGGTTTTACGCATAATGCCCTCATCATTTAACAGCGGCCGGGGCATTCCTAGCGGTAATTCTGCTGTGCCTGCACCAAACATCAATAAAACCGTAATATTTCTGTCTCTGTATTTCTTCAATTTTTCGTAGACGGTAGACAATTTAGTCTGATAATCAGCATCTGTGGTAGGAAAATAATCAATACCCATCCGAACTGCCTGAATGCCTAAGCGTTGAAGAAAATCGGGATCCATATCGTCCAATGATTGCTTGGGATACTGTAGCCGTTTGGGGTTAGCGGTAAAAGTTCTTACTACGCTGCATATCAGTCGGCGGCCATATTTCCCCAGATCAAGAATGATTGCATAGCCTCCAAAGGTGGCTGGAATAATGGGTTTGATCTCCATATTAACAAAGCCCTTTGTTTTTAAAGATACCTGCAGATCTGATGTAGAAACGGTAGCATACTTTACTACCTCAGGCTGCCAGATATCATTAGGCCTGCCTTTTGTGCCGTAATGAATAATCTCCAGTTTCCCTTTAGCATCCAGGGGTTCGGCAAGATTGTTAACAATCTGGATGGTATATTGAGCCTGCTCGCCGGGCCAAAGCACATTTGTATTGGTACTTGAACGAATCAGGGCAACATTGTAATCATATTGTCTTAATCCGGTTTTAAGATTAAAAACCAGGTCATAGTTCACCCATTGCTCCGGCGCTGTCATCTGTGCCCCTACCGTTAAATAGTTTAACAGCAGAAGCAACAGGATAACTTTGTATTTTATCGATTTAATGATATTCATTTATATTTATCGGTTATTTTATAATTATCATGGAGTCCACTGATAAAGCACTACTTTATTAGCATTATAATCATCCTTCGTGATCAGGTATTGACCGTTCGATTTACGGTAAGCGCTGATGCCATACATCGAGTCGACATCATTGCCAACATAAACATCATTATTACTGGTCATGCTCAACACTAATGCTCCGGTAGCCAAATCAAAAATATCGATATTCGGCATCGCATAATAGCCCACAAATACATAATTCCCAGCCGCAGTCATAGATTTTGCCTGGCCCCTGGTTAAAGTAATAACGGTATTGGGTGTGCGGTTACCAGCCTTCCATCCGTTATAAACCTCTATCCGGTTTCCGATAAGCGTCCAATCATTATTGCCACCTGCTAATATCATCCGGTCGCCATTTGGTAAATATATCAAACGGTTGAGACGGGCTATACTTGCCGGTACAGGTGTACTCACGGGCGAAGCCCAGGTTGGTTTTCCATTGCCGCCAAATCCGGTTAATTCGTAATATTGAATAGCATTGGTTTTATCTTGCGAGGTCCATACATTACCCAGGGAATCCAGTGCAAAACCATTGCGTATTTTGGTAAATGAATCACCAGGGATGGCAATATAGCCATCGGTGTTTCTGTTAAAATAAAAACTATACAAAACATCCGGATTCTGACCGCAGGCAATCAGGATCTTTTTTCCGCCAACATCGGCAAACTGCCCGAAGTGTAACCCTCTTGAAGGGTCACTGATATTGATACGTGGATCAGATGGGTACCGGAAAGGGTCAATAGTATTACCCTTATATCTTCCGCCTCCGGTACCGCTATAGGTATAAAAAATGTTCGCACTGTAAAAATCGGCACCATCTGTTCCTGAATCAGCAGCGGCATTTCCTTCAAAATTGAGCGCCTGTAACTCCCACAATAAATTGCCCGAAGCGCCGTAACAATGAATATCCGTCGCACCGTTACGTCCCAGATCCCAGGAACCTCCCCATGGATTATTGAGCACATATAATTGACCGGTGTTATCCTTTCCTATACCTACTATCCGGGTAAATCGCTTATCTCCGGTTTGGCCGCGAATACCCATAGTTGATTCCAGGTAACCGCCGGTAACACCAAAAGTGCCCTGTAATTGAGGCGTTGATGCCAGGTTAGTATAAATTTTGATATTTTGATCCGGGCCTTGATCGCCAACATAAAGCAGGCCGGCCGCCTTGTCACAATAGAGTGCAGAAGGCTGGGCATTTGCCCCCATTGTAATAACCGGTCCGGCAACGCCGCTGGTACTAAAACTTTTTAACTGCCCCGCGCTCATCTGCGTAACCCACAATTGAGATTGGCCGTCTATAGTTATTGCTCCGGGTTCTGTAACCGTCCATTCTCTTAACAGAGAACCGGTTTTAGAATATACTCCAATCCTGTTTCCGGCAAAATCACTTACAAAAATCTCATTGCCATTAATCACAATCCCACGAATAGCTTCTCCCGTACCATTACTCGCTTTAAAAAGCAGATCACGTGTTTTCGAATTTCGGTTATAGCGACCGATGTACCCGGAATTTGGTGCTTGCTGTGCCGTATAAATATAAGTTGAATCGCCACCTATAGCACTACCCTGGGAATCTTTTGTGCCTCCCATGGCCCCTATAGTGTTGCCATTTTGGTATATGCCTATATTTCTTCCCTTTTCATCCCAAAGAGATGCGGTATAAACAACACCTTCTGGTGATACCCACATTGACCGGGCAGCATTCCCTACATAGTTAGTAACAGCAGGAAAATTGTTTCCAAACCAGGTAACTGTATAATCATTAACAGAATTGGTATTCTTTTGATGATTAATAGCTTTTAAATGATCATTGGTTGAGGTCATTTGCTTTGTACAATTGGTAATTATACCGGTAAAGCAAAACAACAGTGTGTAAATTAAGCTCTTTTTCATAATGGTAATAAGTAGGGTTAATAGCCAGGGTTTTGTTGTAATTTAGGATTACGGCCAACCTCACGAAGCGGAATAGGCCATAAAGTTTGATTCGTACTGATTCCGAGGACAGCCGCGGCACGACCAGTTCTAACCAGGTCATCAAAGCGTTGTCCTTCAAAGCACAGCTCTTTCATCCGCTCATTTTCAATAGCCTGCGTCAGGTTATAACCATTAACGGTATCATTTGCACTGGGAAAATCCCGACTGGAAGCTGTGTTTAATGGCAATCCAAACGCCCTTCTCCGAATAATGTTCAAGGCATCTGTTGCCCCGTCAGTTTGTCCCAGATTATTCAGTGCTTCGGCCCGTATCAGTATAATATCGGCAAGTCTGATAGCTATAATATTAGGATCAGTACCATTGGTCAGTCTTAAATATTTACCTATATAAGGGACAGAGGGCGTGGCGGGACTATTGCTTACTGATACCGTCCTCCTGATATCGCCCGCTTCAAAGGCATTGATGATCTTATCTGTAGGTACAATCTGGTAACTGCCTCCCTGAATGCCGCTTGGGGCCGGAGTTGGTACATAAAAACTAAACAAACCATTGCTCTCAGATGATGAGCTTACATATTGAATTTCAAAAATAGATTCATTACTATTTTTAGATGATGCGGAGAACATAGCTGCATATGACGATGCACCGGTTACAAGGTTATAAGTACTGTTATTCATTACCTCAAGCGCTTTTGCCGCCGCGTTGGTATAATCTTTCATAGCTAAATATACTTTAGCCATAAGCGCTTTTGCCCCGCCCTGAGTAGCCCTTCCCCGGGTATCAATATTGGAGGGATAACTTAAGGGAAGATTAGGTTCAGCATTTTTCAGATCAGCAAGGATCTGAGCGTATACCTGATCGGTTGTAGAGCGCGCTATGGTAAAGTCAGCGTTGAAAGAATCATAAGGTACGGTTACAAGTGGTACCCCACCAAAGGCTTTTAGCAGGTTAAAGTAAAAATAGGCTCGCATAAAATAAGCCTCACTCAGGATCCGCTCTTTTTGCCCGGCGGCAAACAAACTGCTGTTAATATTGGGCACATTTTTTAGTACATCATTACACCGGCCTATTCCCAAATAGTTATTTTGCCAATAGGAAGCCACTATAGCATTGTCAACCGTAATTCCATGCTGTGAAAATGGACTGTAGTTAATTAGTAAGGCATTGGCCAAATCGGATGCTGCGTCAAAAGCCACCGGATATTGGGTAGATAATGCCTGGGCCGCATCATAAATACCAGTTGCTGCTGCTTCGGCATCACCAGGGGTTTTATAAAAATTTTCTTCCGTGATTTTATCCTGTGGAACCTGGTCAAGTACTTTGGTGCACGAATTAAGTACAAATACTGGTATAAGAAGTGTTATTAAAAACTTTTTCATAATGGATGAATTAAAAACTAACATTGATGCCTGCACTGATGGTACGTGGTTGTGGCTGAACCGCATAATCAATACCGAGTTGTGAATTTTTGACCGACTGGTTTTGCGCTTCCGGATCATATCCGGAGTATTTAGTCCATAGAGCAAGGTTTTGTCCGCTCAGAAATACTTTTGCCGATTGAATTCGCAGTCTTTTTAAAACAGATGCTGGGATATTGTAGTTCAATGTGATGTTTTTGAGCCTGATAAAGGAACCATTCTCTACCCAACGTGATGACATTTCTCCATTGGTAAGACTATTGGTAACCACCGGATCGTTAAAAACGGCTTTAGGCACATTGGTAACAGTATTAGCAGGTGTCCATCGATTCAGCGTTGTTGTGTTACCGTTATTGTAACCAGCCATGCGCTCCAAGATAGCCCTGGTTTGGTTATATACCTGGTTACCATACGAGAAATAAAGGAAGATGCTAAGATCAAATCCCTTATAACTGAAAGTATTCGTAAATCCACCGGTGAATTTAGGTAACGCGTTCCCAATGATAACTCTATCTGCAGCGTTAATTTTTCCATCACCATTCGTATCCTGATAGATCATATTTCCAGTTGCCGGATTTACACCCAGGCTCTTATAGCCAAAAAAAGATCCAACAGGTTCGCCTACACGATAAATACTCGTAGGGAGTGTTGTGCCATAAAGCCCCGGTAAACTTTCTGTAAAATCGGAACTGCTGGGATCGCCCACAACCAACTGTGGTAAATCGGTGATCTTGTTCCGGTTAAAAGACATATTATAATTTGTACTCCAGGCAAATTTGCCCCTGATATTATCGGTACTCACATTGATATCGATGCCCTTATTTTGCAGCTTACCTATGTTTGCTCCATTTGTTCTGGCGAAACCCGAAGTATAAGGCAGATCCAATTTAAAGATCAACCGGTTTGTTTGTTTAAGGTAAGCGTCGACCGTGATGTTAATGCGACTATTGAAAAGGGAAAGATCCAATCCGATGTTTGTTTGCGTGGTAGCTTCCCAGCTTAAATCTTTATTTGATAGTGTCGAGGCGGCAATTCCTGGCTCTGTACCGTAGTTAACCCCAGTGGCATAGGTTGCCAATGACGGAAAATCATTTCCTAAACCTTCCTGGCTCCCGGAAACACCGATACTTGCACGTAACTTCAAATCATCAATGAAGGTTTGATTCTTCATAAATGATTCATTACTAATGCGCCAGCCACCAGAGATAGTTGGGAAGAATCCATATTTTTGGTTTGTACCAAAACGCGAAGAGCCGTCAATACGTCCGGCTACTTGTACCAGGTACCGATCCCTGTAATTATAATTGACACGTCCAAAATAAGAGAGCAATCCGGATTTAGAGCGATAGTCACTTGCTTCTGTACGATTTGTAAAACCGGTTATCGCCTCAATCAAATCTGTAGCATTGGTATTCCCGGCTGCACCAATTCTGCGGATACTGGTCACCTGGGTACTTTCGCCAATCACTCCAGAAAGCGAGTGTCCTTTGGGTAAATTTGCGGTATAAGTAAGGGTATTCTCGTTTAGCCAAAGCAACTGCGTAAAAAAGTCAGCAGCCCCGGTTGCAGCGCTTTGGTTGTTGATTTGGGTAGATTGATAACGATCATCCTGGATACCTTGATTATCCATACCAAAACTCGTCCGGAATTTCAGATTTGGCAGAATAGTATACTCTCCAAAAATATTACCAACATAACGGTCAACAATAGACACAAAACGAAGATTATTAGCCAGCATGACCGGGTTGGTAGCTCTGCGGTTAACATCATAATAATAGCTTCCATCAGCATTATAAATCGGGTAATTGGGATTATATATCAATGCATTAGCAAGAACAGATTGGCCGGAAAAACTATTATCGATACGATTATTTAACGAGTGCATACCATTCATACTTATGCCGATCTTTAAATCATCTGTTGCTTTATATTCCAGATTTATCCGTCCGTTGAAACGCTTAAAATGTTGCCGGCCTACAATTGTGCCTGTTTGATCAAGATATCCAAGCGATAAATAATGAGTGATATTTTTATCTCCACCTGAAATAGATAGATTGTATTCGGAGATGGGTGCATTCCTAAAAATGGCATCCTGCCAATTGGTATTGGTGCCAGTTTTAACAATTGCAGGGTCAACCGGAAGATTTGCATTGGCACGTTCTTCCGTAATCAGATCTACATATTGGTCGGCATTAAGTAAGGAAAGTCGTTTTTTCACTGTTGCCACACCGGTATAAGCATTGAAATTAAAGCGGGCTCTTCCGGCCTTACCTTTCTTAGTCGTTATCAGGATTACACCGGCAGCGGCGCGAGAGCCATAGATAGCTGTTGCCGCTGCATCTTTTAGTACCTCAATAGATTCCACATCATTGGGGTTAATATCATTGGTAGCGGTTATCCGTTGACCGTCCCCACCAAGCGGAGATACTCCAGCAGGAATATTATTCATCGGCACACCATCAATTACATATAATGGCCGGTTTTCACCAAACAACGATCCGTTACCCCGGATACGGATATAAGTTTCGTCGCCCGGCGCACCTGAGTTCTGAACCACCTGAACACCCGCTACTTTTCCTTGCAACGCTGCATCAAGATTGGTTACCGGTACTCTCGCAATTTCTTCGCCTTTAACAGAGGCAACAGATGATGTCAGATCTTTCCTTGTTTGGGTGCCATAACCCACCACTACTACCTCGTTAAGTGATTTTGAATCCTCAACCAATTCAATAGAAAGGTTTGTTTTACCACCTACCAGCACTTCTTGTTTAACAAACCCAATCATACTGAATATCAGCATATCGTTGGTACTCGCTTTAATTGTAAAATGTCCGGTCGCATCTGTAACTGATCCTCCTTTTATTCCTTTAACAGCAATAGTTACACCTGGCAATGGTTGTCCCTTACTGGTAACTACGCCTGTAATAACTTCCTCGGGAAGGTGATGGAATTTTTTGTTTTTAATAGCTGAATATGAAGTAAGCGGAGCTGCTATAACAGTAAAAATAAGGCCGCACCATACATGTATAGCACAAAGCTTTAATACTTGATGTCTATACCTCCATTGAAGTAAAAATTGTTTCATAATTAATTATTAATTGTCAAATTGGTTTCGATCCCGATGACGTCATCAGATGCATATAGTTTGTTACGATGTGCAAACTGACATTTCCTACTCTGAGCAGCATGCATACTCAACGATGGCGCATGAATTTAATATGGGCAATCAGCAGGAAAAGAGTCATTATTATAATTGGTTGACGGTGCCCCAAACTTATCCGTGTTCCATTTGCAACTGTATCCGGTGATGTCGGGCGACTATCGTCTAAGCAAACATATTATTACTGCTTGCAAAATCGGTCAGGCAAAATCAGGCATTTACATGCAAAGTCTAACAAAATCAGAAAATGCAAATAATGAAGCAATTGAATAGAGTGTTACTGTGAGTGAAGCAGGAAGTCGGTAATCTTTTTCCTGGTCTCCTGACTTATCAATTTAATAGCAATTTAAGCGCTGTAAACCCTATCAAATAAATAAAGTTCAATATAACTGTAGCTGATTCCTAAACTACGGCACCAGCTGAGGAAAGCCTACAAAACTGCAGTTGATTTTAAGTACTACAGAAGTACATTAGTGTTCCATTTTTGAAGTAACAAGAATAAGCTTTTCGAATTGTATAAAATCCTTGTCCAGCTTTGCTGTCAGTTTTTGCTTTATGTCCGGTTCTTTGATAAAAGAGTATTTTATACTGTTGTACACAATTTCTTTAATGTCCTGGTAAGTAAATTCCGGGTATCTGTTAGCCAATAATACATATTGCTCTGTTAGGTTTGTCCTTAAAACTCCGGCATCATCTGAGCTTATTACAATTGGTACTTGAAACTCTTTATAAAGGGTAACAGGGTGGCGGCCTTCTTTAACTTTTAAAATGAATTCGTTGCTCGAAAGATTTATTTCGACAGCTATCCCCTTTTTCTTCATATAGTTCATTAAAGCATAACTATTTGTTTCATACGGCATATCCACACCGTGCCCAATGCGCGAGGCGCCCGCATCAAATACAGCTGCATTAATATGCCAGTTGAGCTCTTCTGGTTTTACCAGGCCCAGTGTAAGTTCTCCGGCATGCATAGAATACTTAACTCCGGGATATTTCATATGGAGATATCTAAACATCTGCATATGTAACCAATAATCCCGCATCGCTATATCATTATTTTCTGGCGAAAGGATATTAACACCCACAATTAATGGGTTTTTACTGGCTGCATCAAAAGCCGATAATAGTCGCTTAAAAACTTCAGTTGCTTCAAAAGTCCTTACGGTGTAAGTCTGGTAGCGCATCGTAAACAAATCATCATCGATATGTAATGAGCTGTGAGTTTTAGTAATTGTATTTGCGCTGAAATTATCTGCACAGGAGATAATATCTTTTTTTATTAACTCCCCATAAACCGTATCCAGGATCGCTTGACAGTGCGTTACATTTTTTTCTTTTAATACCACCTGAAGTTTGGGGTCAAACTGTAAGCTTACATCATCTGTACGACCACATGCCGGTGAAAAAAACGTAGTTTCTATATAACTCACATGTTCATCGATCGCGCGTTTCTTTATCTCCAGTAACCCTGTCTCCACATCATTTCTGCTGGCAATACTAAAATTCGGAAACGTTTCGAAAAATTGCTTATCTGAAGGGATACTTACCTGGTTATAGTCTTTTATAGACCATTTTTGCAGAAGCCTAAATTTATATTCTGATAGTTGTCCATCTTTTTCCAGCGTGCTGAATTTTGTCCAGTTCTCATCCTCGGAAGTTTTCCTGTTGTTTACTTCCAGCGTCTGCTTATTTAGAAAATAATCCTTTTCAATAACGTATTTAATAAACGTTTCGGCATAAACTGAACCGCTGTAGTGATGATGAAGGTCGCCCCCTTTGGGCATTTGTGAGAAAAAGGCTGTAAGTTTTGCCGGATTATTCCTGATTTTGTCCAAATAAGTATTGACCGATTGTGCATCGACAGAAAAATAAAAAAATAAAAAAATTAAGGTAAGATACTTTTTCATAGAACCAATTTGGCTTGCAAAGTCATAAAGATCGGTCTTCTAAACGGAAGTACAGCTGTTTTATCACTTATTGATCAAATAAAACCGAAAGTCCTGCATTGGTGTACCATTGTAATTTTTTATAGTAGGTCAGGTTTTTATCTCCCTGATAAGGGATATAACTAGTTAACCCGGAGAACTTCCTGATAGGCACTCCTAAAAAGCTTGGAGTAGCCGCCTTGTATAAGATAACTTTGCCCAAAGCTTGATTAATACCATTCAGATCTGCAGCCTCGAAATTGTGCGTTAAGAAATCACCGAAATCATAATTAGGGACAGGAAAATTAGCCGTATAATCTAAACGCTGGACACCAGCACTTATCAGCGCGTCACCATATTTTTTATGGCTAAGCATCAGCGTCTTCATTTGCGAAGCCAGGTCAGCCAGTTCGCTGGTTTTAATTAATACTACTGTCGCAGAACGCCGGTCATCTGTGTAGGCGTTATAATAATTATAGTAGGCCTGGCCTACGTCGCTCAAATGATCTGGTGTTTGAAAAAGCAACGGAACGATATTTTGATAAGGAA encodes:
- a CDS encoding RagB/SusD family nutrient uptake outer membrane protein; the protein is MKKFLITLLIPVFVLNSCTKVLDQVPQDKITEENFYKTPGDAEAAATGIYDAAQALSTQYPVAFDAASDLANALLINYSPFSQHGITVDNAIVASYWQNNYLGIGRCNDVLKNVPNINSSLFAAGQKERILSEAYFMRAYFYFNLLKAFGGVPLVTVPYDSFNADFTIARSTTDQVYAQILADLKNAEPNLPLSYPSNIDTRGRATQGGAKALMAKVYLAMKDYTNAAAKALEVMNNSTYNLVTGASSYAAMFSASSKNSNESIFEIQYVSSSSESNGLFSFYVPTPAPSGIQGGSYQIVPTDKIINAFEAGDIRRTVSVSNSPATPSVPYIGKYLRLTNGTDPNIIAIRLADIILIRAEALNNLGQTDGATDALNIIRRRAFGLPLNTASSRDFPSANDTVNGYNLTQAIENERMKELCFEGQRFDDLVRTGRAAAVLGISTNQTLWPIPLREVGRNPKLQQNPGY
- a CDS encoding adenosine deaminase, whose product is MKKYLTLIFLFFYFSVDAQSVNTYLDKIRNNPAKLTAFFSQMPKGGDLHHHYSGSVYAETFIKYVIEKDYFLNKQTLEVNNRKTSEDENWTKFSTLEKDGQLSEYKFRLLQKWSIKDYNQVSIPSDKQFFETFPNFSIASRNDVETGLLEIKKRAIDEHVSYIETTFFSPACGRTDDVSLQFDPKLQVVLKEKNVTHCQAILDTVYGELIKKDIISCADNFSANTITKTHSSLHIDDDLFTMRYQTYTVRTFEATEVFKRLLSAFDAASKNPLIVGVNILSPENNDIAMRDYWLHMQMFRYLHMKYPGVKYSMHAGELTLGLVKPEELNWHINAAVFDAGASRIGHGVDMPYETNSYALMNYMKKKGIAVEINLSSNEFILKVKEGRHPVTLYKEFQVPIVISSDDAGVLRTNLTEQYVLLANRYPEFTYQDIKEIVYNSIKYSFIKEPDIKQKLTAKLDKDFIQFEKLILVTSKMEH
- a CDS encoding SMP-30/gluconolaconase/LRE-like region family protein — encoded protein: MKKSLIYTLLFCFTGIITNCTKQMTSTNDHLKAINHQKNTNSVNDYTVTWFGNNFPAVTNYVGNAARSMWVSPEGVVYTASLWDEKGRNIGIYQNGNTIGAMGGTKDSQGSAIGGDSTYIYTAQQAPNSGYIGRYNRNSKTRDLLFKASNGTGEAIRGIVINGNEIFVSDFAGNRIGVYSKTGSLLREWTVTEPGAITIDGQSQLWVTQMSAGQLKSFSTSGVAGPVITMGANAQPSALYCDKAAGLLYVGDQGPDQNIKIYTNLASTPQLQGTFGVTGGYLESTMGIRGQTGDKRFTRIVGIGKDNTGQLYVLNNPWGGSWDLGRNGATDIHCYGASGNLLWELQALNFEGNAAADSGTDGADFYSANIFYTYSGTGGGRYKGNTIDPFRYPSDPRINISDPSRGLHFGQFADVGGKKILIACGQNPDVLYSFYFNRNTDGYIAIPGDSFTKIRNGFALDSLGNVWTSQDKTNAIQYYELTGFGGNGKPTWASPVSTPVPASIARLNRLIYLPNGDRMILAGGNNDWTLIGNRIEVYNGWKAGNRTPNTVITLTRGQAKSMTAAGNYVFVGYYAMPNIDIFDLATGALVLSMTSNNDVYVGNDVDSMYGISAYRKSNGQYLITKDDYNANKVVLYQWTP
- a CDS encoding SusC/RagA family TonB-linked outer membrane protein; this translates as MKQFLLQWRYRHQVLKLCAIHVWCGLIFTVIAAPLTSYSAIKNKKFHHLPEEVITGVVTSKGQPLPGVTIAVKGIKGGSVTDATGHFTIKASTNDMLIFSMIGFVKQEVLVGGKTNLSIELVEDSKSLNEVVVVGYGTQTRKDLTSSVASVKGEEIARVPVTNLDAALQGKVAGVQVVQNSGAPGDETYIRIRGNGSLFGENRPLYVIDGVPMNNIPAGVSPLGGDGQRITATNDINPNDVESIEVLKDAAATAIYGSRAAAGVILITTKKGKAGRARFNFNAYTGVATVKKRLSLLNADQYVDLITEERANANLPVDPAIVKTGTNTNWQDAIFRNAPISEYNLSISGGDKNITHYLSLGYLDQTGTIVGRQHFKRFNGRINLEYKATDDLKIGISMNGMHSLNNRIDNSFSGQSVLANALIYNPNYPIYNADGSYYYDVNRRATNPVMLANNLRFVSIVDRYVGNIFGEYTILPNLKFRTSFGMDNQGIQDDRYQSTQINNQSAATGAADFFTQLLWLNENTLTYTANLPKGHSLSGVIGESTQVTSIRRIGAAGNTNATDLIEAITGFTNRTEASDYRSKSGLLSYFGRVNYNYRDRYLVQVAGRIDGSSRFGTNQKYGFFPTISGGWRISNESFMKNQTFIDDLKLRASIGVSGSQEGLGNDFPSLATYATGVNYGTEPGIAASTLSNKDLSWEATTQTNIGLDLSLFNSRINITVDAYLKQTNRLIFKLDLPYTSGFARTNGANIGKLQNKGIDINVSTDNIRGKFAWSTNYNMSFNRNKITDLPQLVVGDPSSSDFTESLPGLYGTTLPTSIYRVGEPVGSFFGYKSLGVNPATGNMIYQDTNGDGKINAADRVIIGNALPKFTGGFTNTFSYKGFDLSIFLYFSYGNQVYNQTRAILERMAGYNNGNTTTLNRWTPANTVTNVPKAVFNDPVVTNSLTNGEMSSRWVENGSFIRLKNITLNYNIPASVLKRLRIQSAKVFLSGQNLALWTKYSGYDPEAQNQSVKNSQLGIDYAVQPQPRTISAGINVSF